CGGCCGCATGTTCGCGCAGGCAGCGCTGTGCGTCTGCTAATTGCGGATCGGCGTCGGTCTTGTCCACGACGCGGAAATGCGAAGATGAGGGTACTGCCAAATTCACTACTGCACGCAAACTGCCCTGAGGTGAGGCTACAACTTCTGAGCAGTATAACAGCTACACGCAAGGTACATACCTTATTGTTCGTAGTGCTAATCCGATGCTCGGCTTACTGCCTATCGCGCTGATTGTTGCCGGTCCGACCGCCAGCGGAAAGACATCGCTGGCGCTGGCCTTGGCCGAAAGTCTAAGTCCGCAGATCTCGTGCGAGATCGTCAACTTCGACTCTGTTCAGCTCTATCGCGACTTCGATCTGGGCACGGCCAAGCCCAGCGCAGAAGATTTGGCGCGCGCGCGGCACCACTTGATTGGCGTTGCGGACGCACGGGCGCCATGGACCGCGGGTGAATACGCACGCCAGGCGCGGCCCGTGGTGGAGGCAATCCTCCAACGCGAGCGCCTGCCGATTCTGGTGGGAGGCACCGGCTTCTATCTGCGGGCCTTGCTGGAGGGACTTTCTGCGGCGCCCGGCAGCGATGCGGCACTGCGGCAGAAATTACGGCGGCGAACGCCGGAGCAATTACACCGCTTATTGCTGCGCCTTGATCCGGAGGCAGGCAAGCGCATTGCGGTACGCGATGCCAGCAAGGCCATTCGGGCCTTGGAGGTGCGTCTGCTGTCGGGACGGCCCATGGGCGAGGTGTGGAGCGATGCACCACCGCAACCCTGGCGCGAATTGCAAACGCTGCGTCTCGGCCTGGCGCCGGAGCGCGCGGCGCTATACGAACGCATCAACCGTCGCGCCAGTCATATGTTTGCCGGCGGCATTCAGGAGGAGACGCGGCGGCTGCTGGCGCAGTATCCGGCCGAGCTGCGCATCTGGACCTCGCACGGCTATAAGCAGGCCTGCGACATCGTGCTGCGCGGCGCCAATACTGCGGCCGCGCTGGCGGAAGCGGCACAGGAGCAGCGCCGCTACGCCAAGCGGCAATGGACGTGGTTCCGTGCCGACCGCGCGATGCACTGGCTCGCCGGTTTCGGCGATGACGCCGCGGTTCAGGCCGAAGCCCTCGCGCTCGCCCGCGCCGCGATACACAAAGATTGCTAAAATATACACACGAGGTGGCCCCATGCGGACCAACATTGAAATCGACGACAGCCTGATGCGGCGGGCGATGCGTGCCGGCGGTATGCGCACCAAACGGGCGACCGTCGAGCAGGCTTTGCAACTGCTGATTCATGTGCGAGGTCAGGAGGCGTTCCTGAAAAGCTTCGGTGCGCGCCACATGATCGAAAATGTGCGCGAGCGGGAAAAGGCCCGTTCGGCGCGCGCCTGATGGTCGTGGTGGATACCTCCGTGTTGGTCGATTGGGATCGGGGCCGGTCGAACGCGGAAACCAATTGGCTGCGGAACCACCTGCAAGCAGAAGAGATCGCGATCACGGATCTCATCCTGTGCGAAGCCTTGCGCGGCTGCCGTGATGAGGCGCAGGCACGGCGGCTGGAGGGGTGGCTAGCGCTGTTTCGCCTCCTGCACGGCGCCAGCCCGGAACTGGCGCGCGACGCCGCCGCCAAGTACCGCACCTTGCGGCAGGCGGGCATAACCGTGGTCAGCATCGTCGACTGTCTGACCGCAGCCTTTTGCCTGCACGAGGGTCATTCCCTGTTGCATCGGGATCACGACTACGATGCCTTTGAGAAGCGCTTTGGGCTGGCGGTGATTCACCCCGGCGAGGCGCGGGCATAATAAAAGAGAGTTGTCGCCGCTCGCCGCACTCCCGCCTGAAAACGCAGCCGCTCCGCCGCATACTGGCCGGCGGCGCTTTGCCGTTTTCGCCTGGATTGTGCTCGCGTACAACGTGCTGGTAATTCTGTGGGGCACCTACGTGCGCGCGGCCGGAGCGGGCAACGGCTGTGGGCCGAACTGGCCGCTGTGCGATGGCCAGTTTTTGCCTTCGCATCCCAAAATCAAAATGCTGATCGAGTTCGCGCACCGCGCCTCCAGCGGCGTGGACGTGATCCTGATCGTGGCGCTGATCGTGGGAGCGTTCTGGCTCTTTCCGCGCCGGCACGCCGTACGCCAAGGCGCCATCGCTTCGGGCGTGTTCATCGTGACCGAGGCGCTGCTCGGCGCGGCGCTGGTGCTGTTCGGCTGGGTCGGCACGAACACCTCGGCGGCGCGCGTTACCGCGGACTCCCTGCACCTCGCCAATACCCTCTGTCTGCTGGCCTGCGTGGCCATGACCGCGGCGTGGGCCTCGGGGCTGCCGGAACTGCACTGGCAGGGCCAGCGGACGCGCGCCAAACTGCTGACTGGCGTCATCGGCGTTTTGCTGACCGCGATCTGCGGCGCCATGGCGGCGCTGGCCGACACCATCTTCCCTTCCCAATCCCTGGCGGCGGGACTGCATGCGGATTTCTCCGGCACGACGGCGCTGCTCGAACGGCTGCGGGTGATTCATCCCGCGGTCGCCGTTCTGGTCGGACTGTATTTGCTCTGGCTGGTGCTCGACGGCCTGCCGCGGCCGCACACCGCAGCGGTGCGCCGCCTGGGCTATGGCTTGGCGGCGGCAGTGCTGCTGCAATGGGGCTGCGGCGCGCTCGACATTTTACTGCTGACGCCGGTCTGGATGCAGATTGCCCATCTGCTCACCGCCGATCTGCTCTGGCTAACGCTGGTGCTCTATACGCTCGCCTGGTGGGCGAAGCCCGCCGTTGCGGCGGCGTCCGTTTCGACGGCGGTGTAGTTGTGCTAGCGTGCAAACATGCACAAGCTGAGTTGCACGTTTTTGCTCGCCGCCGCAGTGGGGCTGGCAGGTTGCCATCAGGCCGCGACCGCCGCGCCCAAACCGCCCGATCCGCTGCGCGCCGACTTGGACATGGCCGTGAGTCCCGCCCAGGACTTCTTCGACTACGCCAACGGTGGCTGGCTGAAAGCGCACCCGATTCCGGCGAGTGAGTCCTCCTGGGGCATCGGCAACGAAGTGCAGGATGAAATCTGGGCACGGCTGCGCAGCCTCAGCGAACACGATGCCGTCGCGCATCCCGCCGCGGCCAGCGACGCGCAGAAGATTGGCGACTTCTGGGCTACGGCGATCGACACCGCCCAGGCGAATGCGCAGGGCCTTGCGCCCATCGAGCCCTACCTGAAGCAGATTGACGGCATCCAGAGCGTGCCGCAGGCGCTGGCGGTTGCTGCGGCGCTGCGGCCCATCGGTGTGCGCGCGTTTTTCGGCATGAACGTTTCCCAGGACGAGAAGAACAGCGCACTGGAGTCGGTGCATCTCGAACAGGGCGGGCTGGGGCTGCCCAATCGCGATTTTTACTTCAGCAAAGTGCCCAGCATCGCCAAGCTGCGCACCGCCTATGGGGCCCATCTGGCGGCCGTGCTGCAACTGCTGGGCGACAACCCAGCACAGGCGGGCGCGGGCGCTGCCGCCGTCATGAAGTTGGAGACGGCGCTGGCGCAGGGCTCGCGCACTGACGAGCAACTGCAGGATCCCTACAAGAACTACCACCCCATGACGCCTGCGGCGCTGACCGCACGCTACACGCCTGGCATCCGCTGGCGCCAGGAGCTGGCCGGCTGGAAGCTGCCGGCGAAAACCGTCATCGTCGGCCAGCCGGAATTTTTCCGCGCTCTGCAAACCGCGCTGCGCACCACCCCGGTTGCGGTGCTGCGCGATTATCTGAAGCTGCATCTGCTGGCCAGCTACGCGCCCTATCTGGGCGGCAAGTTCGAGCAGGCGCATTTCGATTTCTACAACCGCGAGCTGCGCGGCCAGCAGCAGCCGCGTCCGCTGTGGAAGCGGGCGCTGGGCGCGGAGAACCAGGCGCTGGGCATGGTGCTGGGCCGGGAGTACGTGCACCAATACGTCCCGCCCAGCGAAAAGCAGCGGTATACCAACCTGGTGGCGGCCATCCGCGCGGCCTTCGCGCGCCGCATCGCAGCGCTGACCTGGATGTCGCCGGCCACCAAAAAGCAGGCGCTGCTCAAGCTGGCGGCGGTGCACGCCAAGGTCGCCTATCCCGACAAGTGGAAAGATTACTCGACGCTCGCAATCAGTCGCGCCTCCTACGCCGGCAACATGATGAGCGCCGCGCGCTGGCGCTTCCACGACATGGTGGCGAAATTCGGCAAACCCGTCGACCACAGCGAATGGAACATGACGCCGCAGACGTATAACGCCTATTACAATCCCTCAGAAAACGAGATCGTGCTGCCGGCCGCGATGTTCGTCATCCCCGGCGTGCCCGATCAGGACCTCGACGACGCCGTCGTCTACGGCTACGTCGGCGCCTCCACCATCGGCCATGAGATCACCCACGGCTCTGACGACCAGGGGCGGCTCTACGATGCCCAGGGCAACCTCAAGAACTGGTGGACCCCGCAGGACGCCAAAAACTTCCAGCAGCAGGCGGCGCTGATGGTCAAGCAGTTCGACAGCTATGAACCGCTGCCC
The sequence above is drawn from the Acidobacteriota bacterium genome and encodes:
- a CDS encoding type II toxin-antitoxin system VapB family antitoxin, translating into MRTNIEIDDSLMRRAMRAGGMRTKRATVEQALQLLIHVRGQEAFLKSFGARHMIENVREREKARSARA
- a CDS encoding M13 family peptidase, with the protein product MHKLSCTFLLAAAVGLAGCHQAATAAPKPPDPLRADLDMAVSPAQDFFDYANGGWLKAHPIPASESSWGIGNEVQDEIWARLRSLSEHDAVAHPAAASDAQKIGDFWATAIDTAQANAQGLAPIEPYLKQIDGIQSVPQALAVAAALRPIGVRAFFGMNVSQDEKNSALESVHLEQGGLGLPNRDFYFSKVPSIAKLRTAYGAHLAAVLQLLGDNPAQAGAGAAAVMKLETALAQGSRTDEQLQDPYKNYHPMTPAALTARYTPGIRWRQELAGWKLPAKTVIVGQPEFFRALQTALRTTPVAVLRDYLKLHLLASYAPYLGGKFEQAHFDFYNRELRGQQQPRPLWKRALGAENQALGMVLGREYVHQYVPPSEKQRYTNLVAAIRAAFARRIAALTWMSPATKKQALLKLAAVHAKVAYPDKWKDYSTLAISRASYAGNMMSAARWRFHDMVAKFGKPVDHSEWNMTPQTYNAYYNPSENEIVLPAAMFVIPGVPDQDLDDAVVYGYVGASTIGHEITHGSDDQGRLYDAQGNLKNWWTPQDAKNFQQQAALMVKQFDSYEPLPGLHIRGQASLGENIADYGGILIGLNAFEQTAEYKAGNKIDGFTPVQRFFLGYALGWLSQERTASLRTQLLDDVHAPAKYRVDGPLSDVPAFYQAFDVKPGDAMWRPPNERPHIW
- a CDS encoding PIN domain nuclease, which produces MVVVDTSVLVDWDRGRSNAETNWLRNHLQAEEIAITDLILCEALRGCRDEAQARRLEGWLALFRLLHGASPELARDAAAKYRTLRQAGITVVSIVDCLTAAFCLHEGHSLLHRDHDYDAFEKRFGLAVIHPGEARA
- the miaA gene encoding tRNA (adenosine(37)-N6)-dimethylallyltransferase MiaA — protein: MLGLLPIALIVAGPTASGKTSLALALAESLSPQISCEIVNFDSVQLYRDFDLGTAKPSAEDLARARHHLIGVADARAPWTAGEYARQARPVVEAILQRERLPILVGGTGFYLRALLEGLSAAPGSDAALRQKLRRRTPEQLHRLLLRLDPEAGKRIAVRDASKAIRALEVRLLSGRPMGEVWSDAPPQPWRELQTLRLGLAPERAALYERINRRASHMFAGGIQEETRRLLAQYPAELRIWTSHGYKQACDIVLRGANTAAALAEAAQEQRRYAKRQWTWFRADRAMHWLAGFGDDAAVQAEALALARAAIHKDC